The following coding sequences are from one Acidobacteriota bacterium window:
- a CDS encoding NarK/NasA family nitrate transporter has translation MSDTFRPGAVQALFLSTTSFGVSFAVWGLIAALAPTFTQLYNLTATQRSVMIAAPVLLGSVGRIFAGMLADRFGGRYVMAGLLIFSALPAIAIALSTSYYQLLAFGLLLGIAGTTFPVGVGFTSRWFAPEKQGTALGVYGMGNIGQSIAVFFAPVLALTLGDWRTVFYIFAAITFIWGIVFYATAVSDSTTARPKSVAEMLAPLKTSKIAWVLSLFYFLTFGGFVALALYMPTFLREIFDLTATDAGARTAGFVVLATLMRPVGGILADKFGGARVLLFVFATIAALSLLLSFTTIVLFTIGALGCAAALGLGNGAVFKLVPQYFPKETGTVTGLVGAFGGLGGFFPPIELGLVKDATGTYTLGFALLSAFSLACLAVNYFSFISGTKASDSQPELA, from the coding sequence ATGAGTGACACATTCCGACCTGGAGCGGTGCAAGCTCTCTTTCTTTCTACCACATCATTTGGAGTTTCTTTTGCCGTCTGGGGGCTTATCGCAGCTCTCGCCCCAACCTTCACTCAACTCTATAACCTGACCGCCACCCAGCGCAGCGTAATGATCGCAGCCCCGGTTCTTCTCGGCTCCGTCGGACGCATTTTCGCCGGCATGCTCGCAGACCGGTTCGGTGGACGCTATGTAATGGCTGGGCTCCTCATTTTCTCGGCCCTCCCGGCGATCGCGATTGCGCTTTCCACGAGCTACTACCAGCTTCTTGCTTTCGGATTGCTCCTCGGAATCGCGGGCACGACGTTCCCGGTCGGCGTCGGTTTTACGTCGCGATGGTTCGCTCCTGAAAAACAAGGAACTGCTCTCGGCGTTTACGGCATGGGCAACATCGGTCAATCGATCGCGGTATTCTTTGCCCCCGTGCTCGCACTCACTCTCGGTGACTGGCGAACCGTTTTCTACATCTTTGCGGCGATCACATTTATCTGGGGCATCGTCTTCTACGCTACCGCGGTTAGCGACTCCACGACAGCCCGTCCCAAGTCCGTCGCGGAGATGCTCGCTCCGTTGAAGACATCGAAGATAGCCTGGGTGCTTTCACTATTTTATTTCCTCACCTTCGGCGGATTTGTTGCCCTCGCGCTCTACATGCCGACGTTCCTCCGCGAGATCTTTGACCTCACGGCGACCGATGCCGGAGCACGCACTGCCGGGTTCGTCGTGCTCGCAACACTGATGCGCCCAGTCGGCGGCATCCTCGCCGACAAGTTCGGCGGAGCCCGCGTGCTACTCTTCGTTTTTGCGACGATCGCCGCCCTATCCCTTCTGCTGAGCTTTACCACCATCGTCTTATTTACGATCGGAGCTCTCGGATGCGCTGCCGCATTGGGTCTCGGTAACGGCGCCGTTTTCAAACTCGTCCCGCAATACTTTCCAAAGGAAACCGGTACCGTCACCGGGCTCGTTGGAGCGTTCGGGGGACTCGGTGGCTTTTTCCCGCCGATCGAACTCGGACTTGTCAAAGACGCGACGGGGACGTATACGCTTGGCTTCGCACTGCTCTCCGCGTTCTCGTTGGCGTGTCTCGCCGTCAATTATTTTTCGTTCATCTCGGGCACGAAGGCTTCCGATTCTCAGCCTGAACTCGCCTGA